The Cydia splendana chromosome 8, ilCydSple1.2, whole genome shotgun sequence genome contains a region encoding:
- the LOC134793012 gene encoding brahma-associated protein of 60 kDa isoform X2 gives MAQRFPPGGPPVGPSGPGGPGPGPGPGPGGPAGAALPPQPRYAGAAPPPNAMPPRPYPGPNFPQRSGFTPPPVSAGGAPRPAPYGGAPHAPPPPRAAPGPAPPGGKRPPDNRSPLPPQHKPPNMYNNEYAAGGGKRKKRLADKILPQKVRDLVPESQAYMDLLAFERKLDATILRKRLDIQEALKRPMKQKRKLRIFISNTFYPGQGDNAVASWELRVEGRLLDDAKGDPGKVPQVKRKFSSFFKSLVIELDKELYGPDNHLVEWHRTLTTQETDGFQVKRPGYKNVRCTILLLLDYQPLQFKLDGRLARLLGVHTQTRPVIVNALWQYVKTHRLQDPHEREWVVCDKYLEQIFGCARMKLAEVPGRLAALLHAPDPIVINHVIGVEAPHDAKQTACYDIDVEVDDTLKSQMNSFLLSTANQQEIQGLDSKIHETVDTINQLKTHREFFLSFSKDPQQFVHKWLVSQSRDLKVSTQ, from the exons ATGGCTCAAAGATTCCCTCCCGGTGGCCCTCCTGTCGGTCCGAGCGGGCCCGgcgggccggggccgggtccGGGGCCGGGCCCAGGCGGGCCGGCGGGCGCGGCGCTGCCGCCGCAGCCGCGGTACGCAGGGGCTGCGCCGCCGCCTAACGCCATGCCGCCGCGACCCTATCCTGGACCCAATTTTCCG CAACGCAGCGGCTTCACCCCGCCGCCTGTGTCAgcgggcggcgcgccgcggcccGCGCCGTACGGCGGGGCGCcgcacgcgccgccgccgccgcgcgccgcgcccggCCCGGCGCCGCCCGGCGGCAAGCGCCCGCCGGACAACAGGAGCCCGCTGCCGCCGCAACATAAACCGCCTAATATGTacaataa CGAGTACGCAGCGGGCGGTGGCAAACGCAAGAAGCGTCTAGCAGACAAGATCCTTCCCCAGAAGGTCCGAGACCTGGTCCCCGAGTCGCAAGCCTACATGGACTTGCTGGCCTTTGAGAGGAAACTGGATGCCACCATATTGAGAAAGAGGCTGGACATTCAGGAGGCGCTGAAGCGGCCTATGAAGCAGAAACGAAAGCTGAGGATCTTTATATCCAATACTTTCTACCCAG GTCAGGGTGACAATGCGGTGGCATCATGGGAGCTCCGTGTAGAGGGGCGCCTGTTGGACGACGCTAAAGGAGACCCTGGCAAGGTGCCGCAG GTTAAACGCAAATTCTCGTCATTCTTCAAGTCATTGGTGATCGAACTGGATAAGGAGCTGTACGGCCCCGATAACCACTTGGTGGAGTGGCACCGCACTCTCACCACGCAGGAAACTGATGGGTTCCAG GTGAAACGCCCTGGCTACAAGAACGTGCGATGCACGATCTTACTGCTACTGGACTATCAGCCGCTGCAGTTCAAGTTGGACGGACGCTTGGCCCGTCTGCTCGGCGTACACACACAGACTAGACCTGTCATTGTGAATGCACTCTGGCAGTATGTCAAGACACATCGTTTGCAG GATCCCCATGAGCGCGAATGGGTCGTCTGCGACAAGTACCTGGAGCAGATCTTCGGCTGTGCGCGTATGAAGCTTGCCGAG GTCCCGGGCCGCTTGGCCGCCTTATTGCACGCTCCGGACCCGATCGTCATTAACCACGTGATCGGCGTCGAAGCACCGCATGACGCTAAACAGACTGCTTGCTACGATATTGACGTAGAA GTGGACGACACTTTGAAGTCCCAGATGAATAGTTTCCTGCTGAGCACGGCCAACCAGCAGGAGATCCAGGGACTCGACTCCAAAATACACGAGACG GTGGACACTATCAACCAGTTGAAAACACATCGCGAGTTCTTCCTATCATTCAGCAAGGACCCGCAACAGTTCGTGCATAAGTGGCTCGTGTCGCAGTCGCGTGATCTTAAGGTGAGTACACAGTGA
- the LOC134793012 gene encoding brahma-associated protein of 60 kDa isoform X1 — MAQRFPPGGPPVGPSGPGGPGPGPGPGPGGPAGAALPPQPRYAGAAPPPNAMPPRPYPGPNFPQRSGFTPPPVSAGGAPRPAPYGGAPHAPPPPRAAPGPAPPGGKRPPDNRSPLPPQHKPPNMYNNEYAAGGGKRKKRLADKILPQKVRDLVPESQAYMDLLAFERKLDATILRKRLDIQEALKRPMKQKRKLRIFISNTFYPGQGDNAVASWELRVEGRLLDDAKGDPGKVPQVKRKFSSFFKSLVIELDKELYGPDNHLVEWHRTLTTQETDGFQVKRPGYKNVRCTILLLLDYQPLQFKLDGRLARLLGVHTQTRPVIVNALWQYVKTHRLQDPHEREWVVCDKYLEQIFGCARMKLAEVPGRLAALLHAPDPIVINHVIGVEAPHDAKQTACYDIDVEVDDTLKSQMNSFLLSTANQQEIQGLDSKIHETVDTINQLKTHREFFLSFSKDPQQFVHKWLVSQSRDLKTMNGGGGNPEEERRSEFYAQPWSGEAVARYLSARLTQRRQQLDAALTPHLTRL; from the exons ATGGCTCAAAGATTCCCTCCCGGTGGCCCTCCTGTCGGTCCGAGCGGGCCCGgcgggccggggccgggtccGGGGCCGGGCCCAGGCGGGCCGGCGGGCGCGGCGCTGCCGCCGCAGCCGCGGTACGCAGGGGCTGCGCCGCCGCCTAACGCCATGCCGCCGCGACCCTATCCTGGACCCAATTTTCCG CAACGCAGCGGCTTCACCCCGCCGCCTGTGTCAgcgggcggcgcgccgcggcccGCGCCGTACGGCGGGGCGCcgcacgcgccgccgccgccgcgcgccgcgcccggCCCGGCGCCGCCCGGCGGCAAGCGCCCGCCGGACAACAGGAGCCCGCTGCCGCCGCAACATAAACCGCCTAATATGTacaataa CGAGTACGCAGCGGGCGGTGGCAAACGCAAGAAGCGTCTAGCAGACAAGATCCTTCCCCAGAAGGTCCGAGACCTGGTCCCCGAGTCGCAAGCCTACATGGACTTGCTGGCCTTTGAGAGGAAACTGGATGCCACCATATTGAGAAAGAGGCTGGACATTCAGGAGGCGCTGAAGCGGCCTATGAAGCAGAAACGAAAGCTGAGGATCTTTATATCCAATACTTTCTACCCAG GTCAGGGTGACAATGCGGTGGCATCATGGGAGCTCCGTGTAGAGGGGCGCCTGTTGGACGACGCTAAAGGAGACCCTGGCAAGGTGCCGCAG GTTAAACGCAAATTCTCGTCATTCTTCAAGTCATTGGTGATCGAACTGGATAAGGAGCTGTACGGCCCCGATAACCACTTGGTGGAGTGGCACCGCACTCTCACCACGCAGGAAACTGATGGGTTCCAG GTGAAACGCCCTGGCTACAAGAACGTGCGATGCACGATCTTACTGCTACTGGACTATCAGCCGCTGCAGTTCAAGTTGGACGGACGCTTGGCCCGTCTGCTCGGCGTACACACACAGACTAGACCTGTCATTGTGAATGCACTCTGGCAGTATGTCAAGACACATCGTTTGCAG GATCCCCATGAGCGCGAATGGGTCGTCTGCGACAAGTACCTGGAGCAGATCTTCGGCTGTGCGCGTATGAAGCTTGCCGAG GTCCCGGGCCGCTTGGCCGCCTTATTGCACGCTCCGGACCCGATCGTCATTAACCACGTGATCGGCGTCGAAGCACCGCATGACGCTAAACAGACTGCTTGCTACGATATTGACGTAGAA GTGGACGACACTTTGAAGTCCCAGATGAATAGTTTCCTGCTGAGCACGGCCAACCAGCAGGAGATCCAGGGACTCGACTCCAAAATACACGAGACG GTGGACACTATCAACCAGTTGAAGACGCACCGCGAGTTCTTCCTATCATTCAGCAAGGACCCGCAACAGTTCGTGCATAAGTGGCTCGTGTCGCAGTCGCGTGATCTTAAG ACGATGAACGGCGGCGGTGGCAACCCTGAAGAGGAGCGTCGTTCAGAATTCTACGCGCAGCCGTGGTCGGGCGAGGCCGTCGCCCGCTACCTCTCCGCCAGGCTCACACAACGACGCCAGCAACTGGACGCGGCCCTTACTCCACATCTCACTAGACTTTAA